The Phragmites australis chromosome 15, lpPhrAust1.1, whole genome shotgun sequence genome window below encodes:
- the LOC133891934 gene encoding protein FAR1-RELATED SEQUENCE 5-like isoform X2, protein MNAATMFRKLFRENEAKSKNFFYSVQVDKACRAKNIFWAHAVSRLNFELFGDVVKFDTTCRTNKYEMPFAPFVGVNNNYQSTIFGGALLREETIKSFKWLFGTFKKCMNGKEPKSILTDNCQAMEVAIGEVFPNTLHQVCKWHVLKKAKERVGNIYSGKRSPFKEEFHKVLNQSRTVEEFEYAWRELMSRYGLQESVYMNQIWDIKEKWAFVYFAEYFFAGMTTTQRSESANHVFKKFIGPSCSMFGFVKGYERFLQDRLQVEDTEEFHTENEKVENKTNSPIEKHVARIYTRVIHMCKDSTNWWRRPEHEVYADVDRKEFSCNCKMFEQKGILCCHVLRVMFQYGISEIPDRYILKRWTKNARDYIPSHLQGYKDDEDATASRTYRHSMLSRLSMELARRGNKDVETYRKTMDAMSQLLDDLKIGESSQDDASGMQGPNRSGQQTARR, encoded by the exons ATGAATGCAGCGACAATGTTCAGAAAACTCTTCCGGGAAAATGAGGCCAAGAGTAAGAACTTCTTTTATAGTGTTCAAGTCGACAAGGCATGCCGAGCGAAGAATATTTTCTGGGCGCATGCAGTATCTAGACTGAATTTTGAGTTGTTTGGAGATGTAGTGAAATTTGACACTACCTGCAGGACGAATAAGTATGAAATGCCATTTGCTCCTTTTGTTGGGGTGAATAATAATTATCAAAGCACGATATTTGGTGGTGCATTGCTCAGAGAGGAGACAATTAAATCATTCAAGTGGTTGTTTGGAACTTTTAAGAAGTGCATGAACGGGAAGGAGCCAAAGTCCATACTTACAG ACAATTGCCAAGCCATGGAAGTTGCAATTGGAGAAGTGTTTCCCAATACTTTGCACCAGGTGTGCAAGTGGCATGTGCTGAAGAAAGCCAAAGAACGGGTAGGAAACATTTACAGCGGGAAGCGTTCACCGTTCAAAGAAGAGTTCCACAAAGTTTTGAACCAATCACGCACCGTTGAAGAGTTTGAATATGCATGGCGCGAATTGATGTCAAGATATGGTCTGCAGGAGAGTGTGTATATGAATCAGATATGGGATATTAAAGAAAAGTGGGCATTTGTGTACTTTGCAGAATATTTCTTTGCCGGAATGACTACTACTCAGAGAAGTGAGTCTGCAAATCATGTATTCAAGAAGTTTATAGGACCATCATGCTCCATGTTTGGGTTTGTGAAGGGCTATGAAAGATTCTTACAAGACAGGCTGCAGGTTGAGGACACCGAAGAGTTCCATACTGAAAAT GAAAAGGTAGAGAACAAAACAAATTCGCCAATAGAAAAACATGTCGCAAGAATATATACAAGAG TTATTCACATGTGCAAGGATTCTACTAATTGGTGGCGGCGCCCTGAACATGAGGTATATGCCGATGTCGATCGAAAGGAATTCTCCTGTAACTGCAAAATGTTTGAGCAGAAGGGTATATTATGTTGTCACGTACTGAGG GTCATGTTTCAATATGGAATATCTGAGATACCAGATAGATATATCCTGAAAAGGTGGACCAAGAATGCAAGAGACTACATACCATCACATCTTCAGGGATACAAAGATGACGAGGATGCTACGGCATCTAGAACATACAGGCATTCTATGCTTAGCAGGTTATCAATGGAGCTTGCAAGACGGGGGAATAAGGATGTAGAAACATATAGGAAAACCATGGATGCGATGTCTCAACTATTAGATGATCTAAAGATTGGGGAATCTT
- the LOC133891934 gene encoding protein FAR1-RELATED SEQUENCE 5-like isoform X1, giving the protein MNAATMFRKLFRENEAKSKNFFYSVQVDKACRAKNIFWAHAVSRLNFELFGDVVKFDTTCRTNKYEMPFAPFVGVNNNYQSTIFGGALLREETIKSFKWLFGTFKKCMNGKEPKSILTDNCQAMEVAIGEVFPNTLHQVCKWHVLKKAKERVGNIYSGKRSPFKEEFHKVLNQSRTVEEFEYAWRELMSRYGLQESVYMNQIWDIKEKWAFVYFAEYFFAGMTTTQRSESANHVFKKFIGPSCSMFGFVKGYERFLQDRLQVEDTEEFHTENEKVENKTNSPIEKHVARIYTRGVFNLFSEQLVDSLSFKLEPSETEKVHKVIHMCKDSTNWWRRPEHEVYADVDRKEFSCNCKMFEQKGILCCHVLRVMFQYGISEIPDRYILKRWTKNARDYIPSHLQGYKDDEDATASRTYRHSMLSRLSMELARRGNKDVETYRKTMDAMSQLLDDLKIGESSQDDASGMQGPNRSGQQTARR; this is encoded by the exons ATGAATGCAGCGACAATGTTCAGAAAACTCTTCCGGGAAAATGAGGCCAAGAGTAAGAACTTCTTTTATAGTGTTCAAGTCGACAAGGCATGCCGAGCGAAGAATATTTTCTGGGCGCATGCAGTATCTAGACTGAATTTTGAGTTGTTTGGAGATGTAGTGAAATTTGACACTACCTGCAGGACGAATAAGTATGAAATGCCATTTGCTCCTTTTGTTGGGGTGAATAATAATTATCAAAGCACGATATTTGGTGGTGCATTGCTCAGAGAGGAGACAATTAAATCATTCAAGTGGTTGTTTGGAACTTTTAAGAAGTGCATGAACGGGAAGGAGCCAAAGTCCATACTTACAG ACAATTGCCAAGCCATGGAAGTTGCAATTGGAGAAGTGTTTCCCAATACTTTGCACCAGGTGTGCAAGTGGCATGTGCTGAAGAAAGCCAAAGAACGGGTAGGAAACATTTACAGCGGGAAGCGTTCACCGTTCAAAGAAGAGTTCCACAAAGTTTTGAACCAATCACGCACCGTTGAAGAGTTTGAATATGCATGGCGCGAATTGATGTCAAGATATGGTCTGCAGGAGAGTGTGTATATGAATCAGATATGGGATATTAAAGAAAAGTGGGCATTTGTGTACTTTGCAGAATATTTCTTTGCCGGAATGACTACTACTCAGAGAAGTGAGTCTGCAAATCATGTATTCAAGAAGTTTATAGGACCATCATGCTCCATGTTTGGGTTTGTGAAGGGCTATGAAAGATTCTTACAAGACAGGCTGCAGGTTGAGGACACCGAAGAGTTCCATACTGAAAAT GAAAAGGTAGAGAACAAAACAAATTCGCCAATAGAAAAACATGTCGCAAGAATATATACAAGAGGTGTGTTTAACTTATTCAGTGAACAGCTTGTTGATAGTTTATCattcaagcttgagccatctGAAACTGAAAAGGTACACAAAGTTATTCACATGTGCAAGGATTCTACTAATTGGTGGCGGCGCCCTGAACATGAGGTATATGCCGATGTCGATCGAAAGGAATTCTCCTGTAACTGCAAAATGTTTGAGCAGAAGGGTATATTATGTTGTCACGTACTGAGG GTCATGTTTCAATATGGAATATCTGAGATACCAGATAGATATATCCTGAAAAGGTGGACCAAGAATGCAAGAGACTACATACCATCACATCTTCAGGGATACAAAGATGACGAGGATGCTACGGCATCTAGAACATACAGGCATTCTATGCTTAGCAGGTTATCAATGGAGCTTGCAAGACGGGGGAATAAGGATGTAGAAACATATAGGAAAACCATGGATGCGATGTCTCAACTATTAGATGATCTAAAGATTGGGGAATCTT
- the LOC133891934 gene encoding protein FAR1-RELATED SEQUENCE 5-like isoform X3: protein MPFAPFVGVNNNYQSTIFGGALLREETIKSFKWLFGTFKKCMNGKEPKSILTDNCQAMEVAIGEVFPNTLHQVCKWHVLKKAKERVGNIYSGKRSPFKEEFHKVLNQSRTVEEFEYAWRELMSRYGLQESVYMNQIWDIKEKWAFVYFAEYFFAGMTTTQRSESANHVFKKFIGPSCSMFGFVKGYERFLQDRLQVEDTEEFHTENEKVENKTNSPIEKHVARIYTRGVFNLFSEQLVDSLSFKLEPSETEKVHKVIHMCKDSTNWWRRPEHEVYADVDRKEFSCNCKMFEQKGILCCHVLRVMFQYGISEIPDRYILKRWTKNARDYIPSHLQGYKDDEDATASRTYRHSMLSRLSMELARRGNKDVETYRKTMDAMSQLLDDLKIGESSQDDASGMQGPNRSGQQTARR from the exons ATGCCATTTGCTCCTTTTGTTGGGGTGAATAATAATTATCAAAGCACGATATTTGGTGGTGCATTGCTCAGAGAGGAGACAATTAAATCATTCAAGTGGTTGTTTGGAACTTTTAAGAAGTGCATGAACGGGAAGGAGCCAAAGTCCATACTTACAG ACAATTGCCAAGCCATGGAAGTTGCAATTGGAGAAGTGTTTCCCAATACTTTGCACCAGGTGTGCAAGTGGCATGTGCTGAAGAAAGCCAAAGAACGGGTAGGAAACATTTACAGCGGGAAGCGTTCACCGTTCAAAGAAGAGTTCCACAAAGTTTTGAACCAATCACGCACCGTTGAAGAGTTTGAATATGCATGGCGCGAATTGATGTCAAGATATGGTCTGCAGGAGAGTGTGTATATGAATCAGATATGGGATATTAAAGAAAAGTGGGCATTTGTGTACTTTGCAGAATATTTCTTTGCCGGAATGACTACTACTCAGAGAAGTGAGTCTGCAAATCATGTATTCAAGAAGTTTATAGGACCATCATGCTCCATGTTTGGGTTTGTGAAGGGCTATGAAAGATTCTTACAAGACAGGCTGCAGGTTGAGGACACCGAAGAGTTCCATACTGAAAAT GAAAAGGTAGAGAACAAAACAAATTCGCCAATAGAAAAACATGTCGCAAGAATATATACAAGAGGTGTGTTTAACTTATTCAGTGAACAGCTTGTTGATAGTTTATCattcaagcttgagccatctGAAACTGAAAAGGTACACAAAGTTATTCACATGTGCAAGGATTCTACTAATTGGTGGCGGCGCCCTGAACATGAGGTATATGCCGATGTCGATCGAAAGGAATTCTCCTGTAACTGCAAAATGTTTGAGCAGAAGGGTATATTATGTTGTCACGTACTGAGG GTCATGTTTCAATATGGAATATCTGAGATACCAGATAGATATATCCTGAAAAGGTGGACCAAGAATGCAAGAGACTACATACCATCACATCTTCAGGGATACAAAGATGACGAGGATGCTACGGCATCTAGAACATACAGGCATTCTATGCTTAGCAGGTTATCAATGGAGCTTGCAAGACGGGGGAATAAGGATGTAGAAACATATAGGAAAACCATGGATGCGATGTCTCAACTATTAGATGATCTAAAGATTGGGGAATCTT